The DNA segment AGTAGACCCTTTGGTAGatttgtcttctgtggttttgattttgtgttgccCCATACTTTTGGTTAACTTTTTGTTTTCGTTATGGTCCTTTTCTGACCTGACTATATTTCATTTTTGGCAGACTAACTCCTGGTCCTTTATCGCTCTTTCACAATAATCCTCCGACGTGTTTTGTCTCTCAACAACATTCACACACACCACACAATTTACATAAGttaattaagaaactggaaaGTAAGTCTGCCCTGCAATGAACCAACATCCCATTGAAAATCGAATGATGCCAGGATATGCTGTGGCTAGTGGGTTCAGTAAATGTacgtaattattattatattagaacATAACCTTCAGAATGCTTTGCAACGTCTACTTTAATTCACCCTGAGTGCATATTTCCAtccatttaaatttttatgaaataaaatataatcaaggGTGTAATAGTGGTGTGTCGCACTGGATATAGAATCCTGTAGTTGAATTCAATGCCCAGTCATTGTCCTTGTGTGGTCTGCATGTTTGAACCATAATAGTTTGGGGTTTTCTTCTGGGTGCTTCCTCCCAAAGATTGGCAAATCCACATGTCTATGGTGTTATTTTTGTGAGTGACACAGATAAGCTAACATATTTCTTTATGGGAGATAACAGAACATAGTGCAAGATCTGTTAAGCACGTTTCCTTTATGTTTGTTATCAAAATCAAGCTGTTGGCAACACCTGCTAGTGGGGTAAGGAGTTACATTGGaagcaaggcaagaaacagcaaTGGACACAAGCCAGTCACTCAGACTCACACAAATGAGTTAATCTAATCTGTGTGTCTTTGATATGAGAGAAAAACTGGAGCACAataaacacagacacagggaaaatatttaaaatattgcacaCAACGTCCAGGTACTACAGTATTCCGTTCAACCAAATTCActtatttttgtacagcactcctcatgagtgcaggcacagagagcCATTGAATGTTTACAGGTAGATGGCAATACAAatgttacaaattattaattgACAAATGAGTAcacagtgtgagggatggccggcatcTTTACCCGACCAGAACGCTTCcttaaaggaaggacagggggagatggctTTTGAAGAGCCCTATCTTCTCCAACCTGCTACTTGGCAGCCTCCATGGATTACAACGGCACCTTGGATTCCACACAGGGCTATATGGGaattacagccctgttgggttccgtgaatgctgccagggggagctgaggGAGCTgcggagccctactttgggcttcagCTGCACCTGGGAATAATTCCAGACCTCTCTAATGAGCGACCTGCAGTGCTCCTGGGTGAGGCTTAAAAAGGACCCAGCTGCCTTCCAgagatgagccagagtcgggtggaggagttGAGGtgaaggaaagaagagaagaaaggaaagagaaagagaactgCTGTATTTTCGGACTGTATTGTGATTGGTGCTGGTGGGAAATGACTGGAAAACGTATCCCACGGAATAAAAGCCTTCTGTTTTACGGGCacttctgtctgtgtctgtcatgTCGGGTGTTTGGTGACTGCTGTGCCCCTGGTAGTCCACAACAGAAAGACACAAATTTGATCAAACAGACAgcaaacaaagtagtttgaaaacTGGTTCTCATTGATATTTGTTAATTCTTTGTTGAACTATAACCTATTGGCACttgaagagagaaaaacaaaaacccaaatgAGCAGAATCCCTGGAGAAAAGAAACCTCTGGAGGTTCCTGGGTCAGTTATAACAGATGAAGTCAAAGACAGAGTTAGACCCAGTCATAGTCCTGTAGGCCGTGGCTGGGTAGCTGCCTACCCCCTCCTGGTATTCCACAGGAGAGTGTACtatttttaattactatttttcTAGAAACTTTTTATGATACAGTCCATAGTTGTTAGAATCAAATCTCACACTAAAACATTTCACAAATGTTATTGagtctttaaccttttttttctttcctttatgtAGGTGTGGGTGAAATGCAAAAAGGATAAAGCTTACGAGGAAGGCCAACTGTGTCCTATGTGCACCAGTCCTAGGCAGCTAGCTAAGAAAGAGCTCTTACAATTAGAAAATCTCTCCTGCACAAGACCAGTTATTCAGGCAGCACTGAAGATGAACCAAAGCTCCTCAGAGGAAGATGTGACCAGTGAATACTTTCCTACAGAGCAATATTATGAAACTTTTGGAAATATAACACTCAATATGACGGATGAGCATGACAACAGTGTGGATTTGAACTGCCATATCAAAGCACCAAGAGATTCAACCAGATTTGATTTTGACCATCTCAATGCCCAACAGATCGCCATCAATATGACTCTTTCAGTTGATGTTGAGTGCCCAATAGGCCGTGAACATTATGAAAAGTTGTGGAAGCTAATTGCATACTATAGTGAAGTACCTGTCCATCTTGCAAGAGAAATTATGCTGAGAAAAGAACCTACGTTAAGTTATAGATACAGACAAGATAGTGGAAAGGACTCCTATTATTATACAGGTGTAAGAGCCAATGTGCATTCCCAGCCATCTTGGCTAATGCAGTCTTCTCTAAGTATACAACTGGACAGATTGCAGTCTACAGCCAATCATGTGCTCTTAATACTAACCACAAATTTTAACCAAATATTGGATACCGAAATTTCCAGAAGACAGAAAAGCAAATGGGTCATGATCGAGTCAAAAGCCGAcgccaaaaatgcagtggtcgTAATGGCCGGAAGTCTGTGTCAAATAGACTGCAATGTGCAGAGCTCAGGAGATCCACAAATTAAATGGGTTTTAACCAGACGGTACAAAAGTGGAGGCATCACATCACAGCCAGAATAACAGAGTTTCAGTTTCTAGCAGCGGTAAGCTGGTCATCAAAGCAGCAGACCATGCAGATTCTGGGGTATACTACTGTGTAGCACAAGTTAAAGGAGACATAGACATAATGGCCTTTTGGATTTCTGTGCAGGCAATGACAATCCATTCCTCTGGGGAAGGGAGCAGTTCTCTCATAAAAAATGCTGGTGAGCCGATTTCATTGCCATGCAGTGCTGTTGCTGTACCTGATGCACAAGTCAACTGGATTCTCCCAAGTAATAATGTTGTAAATAGCCTCTCGAATACGACTAGAGCGTATGTGTTGCAAAATGGCACGCTATTTATAGAGCACAGCAGGGTTAGTGACAGTGGATATTACAAATGTATAGCTGTAAACCAGTATGGGGCAGATTCCTTCTCTTCAAAAATAACAGTCACAAGGCCTCCATTGACACAGACCATCCGAAAAATTCCAAAGAAACCACAGTCAGTGTCTGGTGCATCTACCAAAATTAGAAACAGGGTAGCTGATTATGAGGAGGCTTCAGGGGATGGTGTTGAAGAGATCCAGAAAAAGCAGTCACCTAGAATTTCTTCAGGCAATCAAAGTGAAGGTCACAAGAGCAACACGCCAGAATCATCAAGACCACCAAGAAGACGAGTACATAAGAACAGGCTGCAAGGTCCTAATAGAGATCGCAAAACTAATAAAGGGAAAACAACTTTTGAATCCAGAAGAAGAgtaaatgtatcaaataaaaaaattgatccaCAGCAGTGGGCAGATATTCTGGCAAAGATACGCGAAAAAACGTTACTGAAGACAACGGCTCCTCCTCCAGAGGAAAGCCTGCCTACGCAAACAACACCGTCTAAGCATGCGACCACAACTCTGTCCTCAGAGTCAGAACACACAGATAATACTGATGAATTTGCCTCGGGTGAAAATCATGCTGATAATGTGGAATTATTTTCCGTATCAACACCTCAGTCTTATATTAAACATAATGAAATTGATTTTGTGACAGAAACAATGACGACAACTTCCTGGGCACACAGTTTCTAATGTGGACTCAGATATCAAGGTAACGGACTCTACACCATTGTCCTATTCAATCGATGAtctaaaagcaaaagaaaacactGCGGACAACTTTATAGGAAATTCTCTGAGTGCTGCTTGATGTACAAGATAACCAAAGTGATTCTCTGGACACACATACTAGTTCTGAAAGATATAACGATCAGCTATATTACACACCAAAACTGGAAGCTGATCAACATTACCAGCATAGTACAATTACTGCTACAGAGTTTTAAAGTCAATGAAGACGTGATTAAAAGCTCATCTACGGTCCCCACAACTACAGCGTCAGCTGAAGAAAGAAATCATAATGGATTTACAGTTAATAGTATGAAACTAATTCCAAGCAGAAATGTGAACAGGCTAAAGGACAATGATTTAAGACTGGAAACTGTTTCTcttgtaaaagaaaatatatcaCAACCAAGCATTCACcaggcaaacagagaaaccacTTATTTCTCAGGCTTCAGAAGTACAACTGCAAGTACCGACAACTCCAAACATCCAAACTACTTCAACTATAACTAATTCTCAACATCCTAGGAGAAGGCCTGGCTATAGAAGACGATTAGACCCCAATCGATTAAGACCAGGGTTAAATAAAATCTCATCATCTctgtctacaacaacaacaaccaccacaAGAAGATCTTCCCTGTTGTATTCCACCCCTGGAATTTTTGTACCTGGACTAACTAATACTACGCCTGATTTGCATACAATTATGATTTCTGGGCACAACAAATACAAAACCAACTCCCACAATGATACACATTAAAACACTGGAATCAGGAGCTAAGGCGTTGATTCAAACTGAGGGAAAGACTCCAACACCTTATTCAAAATCCCCTAGTGCAACTCACATGGTGACCTTACAAAATCAAACATTGTCAATAaaccttacaaaaataaaatcaagcataCAAGTAGGATGGGATACAACAAGTACTACTGTTACTACACAACCTGTTATAACAAATTCTGGGTCATTATCAGAAAGACAACaagaaaaatctgttaaaaaGCAATCCACCATACCAGACTATGCTACCTCAAAGCCATTTTTCAATGATATAGTCAGTTCTCTAACAGATAGTACAGAATATCTCCATCCAGTTTCAGCAACAGAAGCATCTCATCTACATTTTCCAACAACTCATTCCACCACAGCAAACCCTACAACACATCCTTTAAGGGAATTTTCACCAGAACAGCAACAGGTGTCGAAAAATCCTGCAAAATTTGGTGACGCCATCTTAAATGTAAAGCAAGCTACAATAACCTCTAGAAATCAAGTGGCAACAAAGCAGCTGTCACCATTCCAAATTTCTTTTACTCCTTTCCCAAACCAAGTGACAAAAGATCGCTCCATCATTACAACCACAGCAGCTTCTACTTCACAGATGCAAGTAAAATATCTTCCTACAAAGATAACTGTTAAAGATGACGAGGTACAAAAACCACTAAAAGTGTTTACAAATTCAAGTACTGTGAATGAAACCAATGGTACCGGGCAACTAGGGGGTATCAGTAAATATCACAGTACAGATGTGCCAATGTCTGTGAAGCTTTCAACACAATCACCTTTCCCATTTGTAAATATGTGGTCTCAGGGTTCTAAATCAAATAGAACTTCAACCAGCAGAGAAAGCTCCACAGTGAAAATGGCAGTAGTGAATACTCCACGAAAAAATGAGTTAAGCTCCActatgaaaacaacaacaacttctTCTTCACAATTCCATCAAAATGTATCcctacaaaacaacaataaacattCTAATGCTATTCAGAACGGCTTGGTTTGGAACTCAAGGACTCCTACTTCGAATTTCATTCCTAATAAGCATGGCCTAAACCCAAGAGTGCCAAGCATATTTCAGAGATTCCCATATTACCATAATGGAAGAAACCCTTTCTTGAGGCCTAATCCAGACCTATTTAGAACACCAGTCAGGACCAATCCTCCTACAACTACAACCACAGTGAAACCCATAAAACCGAGCACTTCTTTCAAAAAGGAGAAGGTCACAACTCCAAAGCTACCTACTGTGAAAATGACACAGTCTTCCACAACAACACCAGCATTAAGTATCAGAGCTCCTCAAACATCTTCAACTACCATGAATCCAAAGACTACCGCCTTATACACACAGTGGAATGGTGTCTTCAACTACAGACCTCTTCATCCCCATTTCATTCCAAGTAAGGAAAGGACTATGCAGCGACCGTCTCATATTCCTCATCCTTCAACTGATATTCGAGTTCCTCATCTGGGCCCCAAAATCACCACAACGAATGTTCATACTGTGACTGTCCATGCAGAAATGGATGCCATTTTACCCTGTGAAACTACTGGAGAACCTAAGCCATTCCTTTCATGGACTAAAGTGTCAACAGGTAAAAGTGTTTTCATACATTTTATCTTCATGTGCTGGGTAGCTTCATTTCATATGTCAGGCTACAAAATTTGTATCCACCTTCAGGCAAACCTATTCAATCCACCGTGGGGTTGCAAGGGAGTGAGGCTATTGTGAAATCACGGGGCACCAGCGCTGGATGGAGCACCACACCATACACGccaacactcactcacactctgTTTTTAATCAATCTTCCCTGTGTGTGTTTAGATATTGAAGCATAACTGAAGTACCTAGAGAAAGGCCCACGTGGATTAGCATAGGATGGTCTATGCAGCACAGTTTTTGAACACATACAGCATCAGCACTAATCACTGGTCACCATGCTGCCCTTAGAACCCTGTAAAGCAATCAAATGCTAAATGATTATTACTGTCAATATCATTATATAAAGCAGTGGTGGTTAAGTACAGTCCTGTGGCTGTGAGTTTCTGAACCAACCAGCTTTTACATTTGATTGGACTCTTACCTTAATCAAGccagctgttatttcccagttacTATGTTGTGATGTTTTAATCCAAAATTATAAAACTGGAATTGCTAAAATTGATTTGAAAGCTAACTGGTGCTTGTAacaagtattcaccctcttgcttgctttcatattttattgttctacaacattgaatcacagtggatttaatttgacttttttgatgttaaagtgaaaatagatcCCTGTAATGAAAATCAGATTAGtactctaaattaattacaattataaaacacaaaataattgttcTCATAACTATTCACACCTTTGGTGACTATGACAGCCTTGAATATGCATGCACAGATTTCTCTACTTCTCCATGAGCTCTGCAAATCTCTACATTAccatttttctctcatttttctttgtaaaacagtTGAAGTTCTGTCAGGCTGCATACAGATCTGAGTGAcgagcctttgtcaagtccagccacaagttCTCATTTGGATTGCAATCTGGACTctgacattcacattgttgttttgaagcaatTCCTGTGTAGGTTTTGCTTGAtccttggggttgttgtcttgttgGAAACTAAATCCTACCCCAAGGTGCTGGTTTCTTGTAAATCACatcactttttcattattttgttgcatttgttttACCTTCGGAAGCCTTCCACAGTCTTCTGCATCCCCAGAGCCTCCACCAGCAGGATTCAGTGTGGATgggtttttttttgataaaatgcagtgtttggcttattGTTAGTCTTATGACCACAAAGCTCTATTTTactctcatcagaccacagaaccttcttcgaGCTGACTTCCAAATCTTAAATTTGCAATCTCTAGACAAGATTTAGTGAGATTTGTATTTATAACAGTAGTCATTTGTGTAATCAGCAGGTCAAAAATTATAAGATATATGCAGAATCATTATTGTCCAACGTAATGGAACAATACAGAGACATACATCAAAATTCATCCAAACCAcgacaatttagagtcatcaatgAATCTAACAGGAAATCTTTAGGTTGTATGAGGAAATTGgagttattaaataaaaaagagagacatGAGGCGAATACAGTATATTAGGAGATGCCATTTATAATATCAATTGAAaactgaaaatttgaaaaatgatgattattattgttatttttaaatcaaacaatGGTTACTCTATTATTAatactttctttaaaataatgcagcattctttgcatttttcttaCAGGAGCTGTAATGGCAATAAATACAAGGATACAAAGATTTGAAGTTCATGGAAATGGAAGCTTTATTATTCGTAAAGCTCAGCTTCAGGACCGTGGACAGTACCTTTGTACTGTTCAGAACCAATATGGCATGGATAAAATGATCATCATGTTAATGGTGGTGGCTCAGCCCCCAAAAATGACTGTATCCCGTTATCGAGACGTGACAGTATACCTTGGAGATACAGCCAATCTGGAGTGCAGAGCACAAGGCATTCCGTCTCCCAAACTTTCGTGGATACTGCCAGACAGGACAATGCTACACTCAGAAGGCTCAGGAAAGGGAAGAATAATAATGATGGGAAATGGAACTTTAAGTGTTACAGCCACCAGCTTCCTAGACAAAGGAATTTATAAGTGCATAGCCAGCAGTGTTGCAGGAGCAGACAGCATAACAGTCAGGTTGCATGTTACGGCCTTACCTCCCATGATTCAACAGCAAAGAAGTGAAAATCTTACCTTGGCAGAAGGGcaaaatatttacattcactGTACTGCCAAAGCTGCTCCTCTTCCCAACATCCGCTGGATTGTCTTTGATGGGACCCAGATCAGACCGTCTCAGTTTATCAATGGCAACTTGTTTGTCTTTCCAAATGGGACCCTCTATATTCGCAATTTAACCCCAAGAAACAATGGGAATTATGAATGCATGGCAAGTAATGCAGTTGGAGCATCCCGAAGAACAGTTAGCCTGACTGTGATGAAGAGTGCTTCTACTGCAAAAATCATTGCAGCCTCTCCACAAAGAAGTGAAGTCACTTATGGAGGTACTCTTCATTTGAACTGCACAGCTTCTGGTGACCCTGGGCCGAGGATAATATGGAGGCTACCCACAAAGAGGCTTATTGATGCACAGTACAGGTAAAGTGGTCTTAATATAGAAAGCTTATGTGTCATTATgtgtcagtgtgtgtatatagtCACAGGGCATGGCCTTTACCTCATCACATTGCGCTCAGTATAAATTTAGAGATActctgttagaacattagaacactctagactctacccattcagcccaataaacctcatcagtcctatccacttctttcttccaaaaaaccatcaagttgagttttgatagtccctactgtctaccacactacttgggggcttattccaagtgtctatcgttctttgtgtaaagaaaaacatcctaatgtttgtgtgaaatttacccttaacaagtttccaactgtgtccccgtgttcttgatgaactcattttaaaataacagccttgatccactggactaattcccttcataattttaaacacttcaatcatgtcacctctcaatcttcttttgcttaaactgtaaagtctcagctcttttaatctttctgttCTAATAAGGGTAACGATGGCAACAAGTACAGAAGGACCGAGCACTTTTTCTATCTTCAAAAACACTCTGCAGCTCCTGGTAAATGCGTAGGTACCACCTGAGAAATATCATTATACCAGCTTGTCCTGGGTCTCCTTCTCGGAGAACAGGCTTAATATTTCTCCTGCAGGAAAACACCCTGGGGCATAGTCATGAGATCACCTCAAACAGAACCTTCTTAATCTGTAGTATTAGACTCTGTATCATGTTGTCCTCACAAACTCCCAAGCTCCTAATCCTGTCATGGAGATGGAGCTCTGCTTAGTAGCTGCATGTGAAACACCTGTtctcacaatctcattctttcatttaCTACCTTCAAGTGGAGCACATAATGTAGTTCAGGACCAGGCCATAGAAAGACTTTTAAAGCTTGTTGACTCCCTCACATCACAATCCACACAATACCTGCAGTATTGTGGCTGCTGCACTAATCAATCAATCAGCCTCAGCACCTCAAGATGCTGAAACATATTGATTTGTAGGACTCTGCCATTAGGAATCTGAGTTTTGTGAAATGAGATTATTATATAGTGGTTGAGCTTGTATATCTCCTGTATCATTTAAGCTGTTTTGTTAGAAAACTAGGGCTGTTGGTTAGGGTACCCATGTGTTGTGAAAAAGTGAAACAAACATGGCCAAATGAGTGACAGCCTCTAAAAAGACCCACAAACCAGGACAGAACCCTCACACTGATCTTCGTAGAGACAGACCTTACCCCAGGCAGCCTCAAATTCAACAGGCAGGCTTCGGTCTACGCAGGCCAAAAAAGGGGTAC comes from the Erpetoichthys calabaricus chromosome 4, fErpCal1.3, whole genome shotgun sequence genome and includes:
- the mxra5a gene encoding LOW QUALITY PROTEIN: matrix-remodeling-associated protein 5 (The sequence of the model RefSeq protein was modified relative to this genomic sequence to represent the inferred CDS: deleted 1 base in 1 codon), whose translation is MASACTLLLALIVSMGLPEAGFSCPRPCACYLPTEVHCTFRSLITVPAKIPKHVERINLGFNTINSVTESSLAGLRKLELLMIHGNDIHNLPDAVFKDLISLQVLKMSYNKLKVITGQTFQGLSSLMRLHVDHNKIEFIHPDAFNGLTSLRLVHLEGNQIQQLHPSTFATFSFLQHFKISTVKHLYLSENALRTLPGDMFKTMPLLENAYLHGNPWICDCRLKGFLDWNKTTPGVWVKCKKDKAYEEGQLCPMCTSPRQLAKKELLQLENLSCTRPVIQAALKMNQSSSEEDVTSEYFPTEQYYETFGNITLNMTDEHDNSVDLNCHIKAPRDSTRFDFDHLNAQQIAINMTLSVDVECPIGREHYEKLWKLIAYYSEVPVHLAREIMLRKEPTLSYRYRQDSGKDSYYYTGVRANVHSQPSWLMQSSLSIQLDRLQSTANHVLLILTTNFNQILDTEISRRQKSKWVMIESKADAKNAVVVMAGSLCQIDCNVQSSGDPQIKWVLPDGTKVEASHHSQNNRVSVSSSGKLVIKAADHADSGVYYCVAQVKGDIDIMAFWISVQAMTIHSSGEGSSSLIKNAGEPISLPCSAVAVPDAQVNWILPSNNVVNSLSNTTRAYVLQNGTLFIEHSRVSDSGYYKCIAVNQYGADSFSSKITVTRPPLTQTIRKIPKKPQSVSGASTKIRNRVADYEEASGDGVEEIQKKQSPRISSGNQSEGHKSNTPESSRPPRRRVHKNRLQGPNRDRKTNKGKTTFESRRRVNVSNKKIDPQQWADILAKIREKTLLKTTAPPPEESLPTQTTPSKHATTTLSSESEHTDNTDEFASGENHADNVELFSVSTPQSYIKHNEIDFVTETMTTTSWAHSFLGTTNTKPTPTMIHIKTLESGAKALIQTEGKTPTPYSKSPSATHMVTLQNQTLSINLTKIKSSIQVGWDTTSTTVTTQPVITNSGSLSERQQEKSVKKQSTIPDYATSKPFFNDIVSSLTDSTEYLHPVSATEASHLHFPTTHSTTANPTTHPLREFSPEQQQVSKNPAKFGDAILNVKQATITSRNQVATKQLSPFQISFTPFPNQVTKDRSIITTTAASTSQMQVKYLPTKITVKDDEVQKPLKVFTNSSTVNETNGTGQLGGISKYHSTDVPMSVKLSTQSPFPFVNMWSQGSKSNRTSTSRESSTVKMAVVNTPRKNELSSTMKTTTTSSSQFHQNVSLQNNNKHSNAIQNGLVWNSRTPTSNFIPNKHGLNPRVPSIFQRFPYYHNGRNPFLRPNPDLFRTPVRTNPPTTTTTVKPIKPSTSFKKEKVTTPKLPTVKMTQSSTTTPALSIRAPQTSSTTMNPKTTALYTQWNGVFNYRPLHPHFIPSKERTMQRPSHIPHPSTDIRVPHLGPKITTTNVHTVTVHAEMDAILPCETTGEPKPFLSWTKVSTGAVMAINTRIQRFEVHGNGSFIIRKAQLQDRGQYLCTVQNQYGMDKMIIMLMVVAQPPKMTVSRYRDVTVYLGDTANLECRAQGIPSPKLSWILPDRTMLHSEGSGKGRIIMMGNGTLSVTATSFLDKGIYKCIASSVAGADSITVRLHVTALPPMIQQQRSENLTLAEGQNIYIHCTAKAAPLPNIRWIVFDGTQIRPSQFINGNLFVFPNGTLYIRNLTPRNNGNYECMASNAVGASRRTVSLTVMKSASTAKIIAASPQRSEVTYGGTLHLNCTASGDPGPRIIWRLPTKRLIDAQYSFDPRIKVYVNGTLVVHMVTEKDEGDYLCVARNKMGDDYILLKVNVMMKPAKIEYKQQTNHKVTYGGNLKVDCIASGLPNPDITWSLPDGTVVNSVMQSDDNGLRTRRYVVFNNGTLFFNEVGMREEGDYTCHAENRMGKDEMKVHVVVVADTPVIRHKNYSVVSVPYGESVSLKCEAKGEPIPKITWHSPTNRIISSSSDKYQIHNDGTLLLQKVQRFDSGNYTCVAKNTAGEDKKVIRVDVQVISPSINGSRSAVSNIKVKAIKEHRMLLDCRAEGMPIPRVMWVLPENVVLPAPYYGSRFTVHRNGTLDIKSLKKTDSVQLVCIARNEGGEARLIVHLDVIEDLQAPILKNPLKEILSLTAGSNLQINCSAEGKPVPDILWILPNGSHLTNGKQLSNIYHAQDGTLHIHHSSVTEAGTYRCVAKNTIGQAERTVVLEIGKKPEINNPYTGLVSIINGENLLLNCASVGDPQPKIFWSLPNGMTLSRPQTAGRYAVLQNGSLSIHQASVYDRGTFSCKVVNEYGATSMSVAVIVIAYPPRITSNPPSVTYASPGSAVHLNCMAIGIPKPEVTWELPDKTHLMASAQPRLFGNKYLHPQGSLIIQNPSQRDVGYYKCTAKNLIGSDSKSTYVHVF